CATCGTAATCTTTAGAAAAGGCTGTTTCTCTTGATCTCCCAGTTCTAAATGCAAAGGTATCAACCTCTCCCTTCTGAGTAACGAAACCATTAGTATACATATATATACCTTCACTTCCATCTTCAGATCTTCCTACGACAACATTATCTCCAATTTTTAAATTTCTAAATTCTACAATTTCTATGCCACCACTTGGAGTAACAATTGCAACGCTATCCATACGGCTTTCACTCGCGAGTATCCAATTACCTTTTATTTTAAAATACTCAGGATATATTGATAATGCATGATACCCACTATGGGCAACCCCTTTTTTAATTACTTTTTCGATTTTGCAGTTCGGAGATTTAATAAAAAATTCATGTCCGAAATCTGGTGGTGTAAACTTTGGTAACTCAAAAGTCATTTAAATTCTCCCCCTAACTGATATGATAATGTATTTTAGTGCAATATTAACACAAGTTTTTTTGAACTTTAACTACAAAATCTTGAACATTAGTAACTATCGTTTTAATACCTATGTATTCTCTGGCAACTGATACTTGATTAACGGCATATTCAGAAATGTCTACGCAGTAAAAATATATTGGTCTTACTTTTCCATCGCAAACTCTATAAGATGAAGTCAAATTTGCAGTTGCAACTGAATGAAGAACAGTAGCAAGACAAATTATTACTGTTGCTTTATCGGTTTCTTCTTTCATAGCATCAAGTCCACAAGATACATCATGGTAAACCGGTGGAAGTGGCCCATCATCCCTTATAGACCCAGCAAGTACTATAGGTATTTTCTTCTCTATCGCGGTTTTCATAAATCCATCTTTTATGTTCCCTTCATCAAGTAATGCTTCTATCGAGCCTGCTCGCCTAGCCTCATTTATCAGATCTAAATGATTATAATGACCCATCGGAGCAGATTCTTGAGTATATATGTTTTGACCAAGGGCTGTCCCTAGTAACCCTCCCTCTAGATCATGAGTTGCCATGGCATTCCCAGCCATAAGAGAATCAACATACCCATTGGAGCAAAGTACAGATAAAGCAGCTCTAGTATCATAATCAAAAACCACAGCTGGGCCTAGAACCCAAACTATATATCCATTATTTTGTTTTTCATATTCTAGTAATTCATATAATTCTTTATAATCCCTTGAAAATGAAGATTCAACAGATCTCCCTGTTCCAATACTTTGTAAATTATCAAATCCACTAGTATGCTTATATACACCTTCACTTCCATCTTTAACTTTCCCTAAAACAACTTTGTCGTGAGTTTTAAGATTTCTAAATTCCACAATTTCTACGGTGTTGTTATCACGAACAACTGCAGTGCATTCTATAGATGTTTGAGTTGGCAGCACCCATTGTCCTTTAATTTTAAAATATTCAGGAAATATAGAAGTTATTAAGAAACCAATAGGTGCAACTCCATCTTTCTTAACTTCCCCTACTTTAACATCTGGCACGTTTTCAAAAACACTCTGCGAGAAATCTGGCGGTACGAATTTTGGTAATTGAAAACTCATATAAGCTTTCCCCCTTTATTGTAATGTATTTAAAATAATGTATATACTACATTATAAAATACAAGAAAGATACACAATATAATTTGTATATCTTTCTTATCTAGATATTCTATTAAATTTTTAGCACTACCTATATACCTAAGTAGCGTTAAGATCTTAAGATTTTATTTCTGGATAAGTTACATTTAAAGAAGTTGCATTAAGAAGAGTATCAAGATATTCTTGTACATCTTTCTTTGCTCCTATTAGATCCATATCTGAATAATTACCACACTGGTCTGGTTGTGCTCCTGGTATCTCTCCCTCAAATGCTATTACAAATTTCATCATATCTTTTACTACCTCAAGACCCTTTGTCTTATCTATATTCCTCATGATCATATAGAAACCTGTTCTACAACCCATAGGTCCAAAGTAGATAACATCTTTAGCTATATCTTGATTTCTTAAATATGTGGCACCTATATGTTCAATAGTATGACAAGCACCTGTTGACATAACTTGTTCTCTATTAGGTTCTTTCATCCTAAGATCATAAGTAATGATATCTCCATCTATCCTTGACTCATAAAAACCTCTTAATAATTTAATATGATTAACTTGAAAACTTGATATTACTTCCATTATTATCTCCTCCTAATTTTCATTATACAATTCAAAGTGATCTATCTCTCTTCAACATGCTATACCTTATTATAACATATCAGATATTAAATATTTACCTTAAATAATTTTAATAAGTAAAAATAACTGTTTTACCCTAATAAAATATGTAGCTATACCCAAAGTGCCACCTTTTCACCACTATTGTTTCAAGTAGCTGGGTTTACCTTTATGATGCTAAATACTAGTTAATTACTGTTAAGTTCATATCAATTACTGTTTAAATTCAATATTTTCAAAAATGTGGTATAATATTATTTGAAAGCAAAAGGAGTTGTATACCACATTATGAATAACGACATTTTAAATCTTGAGCAAGCTGTTGAGTTTTTGAGAGTCAGCGAAAAAACTCTTATTAAATTATTACGCGAAGAAAATATTCCCGCCAGGAAAATAGGTAGAGAGTGGAGATTCAGCAAAGAAGCTCTCATTAATTGGATTGCATCTGGAAAATCTTTTGACTATATCAACCAAACTGAGCTGTATAAAATTTCTAAAGATATGCCAGGCAATTGCACTGATCTGTTTAATAATATTATTGAAGATTTGTCCAAAATAAAGGAAAACGGCAACAATATTAAGTATGTTCTTGAAGACCTTGACAGAGATATTGTAATTCCTGAAAACGCTACTTTACGTGTCAGCTATAAGCAGCAACGAGATGTTGAAAAACTAGAGTTTAAAATCTTTTGGGATTTGCGTGAGAATTTAAAATAAGAAATAAATTAGAAGGCATCGCCTTCACATTAAACGAGGAGAAATGTAATGAAGAAATTATCTAGTGGGCTACGTATGATTCTCATAATTGGATGCTGTGGTGCCTTGGCAATCTTTAGTTCTACAATATCCAAATCACCTATTCTACCTATATTCGCCAAAAGTTTAGGATCAAGTGGATCTGGGATTGGCTGGATTACATCGGCATCAACCATACCTGGAATTTTAATAAGCTATATCGCCGGTGATTTGGCTGATCGATTTGGATACAAAAAGATTCTTGTAGGATCATTACTCATTTTTGCCAGCGCACCATTTTTATATCTATTGGTGAAAAATCCTATGGAATTGGGGAGGCCACTGAAAAACTATATGAAAAATCGTCATCGAATTAAAGATGGCGATTTTTTTATGTAAAAGACTAAAAACAAAAAGGAATTTTAAAAGATATGTCGAATTAGTATAGTAGAATAAAATAAAAGGGGCTAAACTATTATGCTAAAAGGACAATTGGAAATAAAAATAAATACATACCATAGCTTATATTCGTTAATTATTCCGAAAGATAACATTTTAAAGCAAATTAATGACCTTGTTGACTTTTCATTTGTTTATGACGAATTGATTATTAACTATAGTTCATCTATGGGTAGAGGTGCTATTAACCCTATAATGCTATTTAAATATTTGCTTTTGAAAGTAATATATGAATTGTCTGATGAAGATGTTGTTGAAAGAACTCTTTATGATATGTCATTTAAATATTTTCTGAATTTAGCCCCAGAAGAAACAAATTTAATAAACTCAAGTACATTAACTAAATTTAGAAAGCTTCGCCTTAAAGACATGAATTTATTAGATTTATTAATAAACAAGACTGTAGAACTTGCTATAAAAGAGGGAGTTTTAAAAAGCAAAGCAATAATAGTTGATGCTACGCATACCAAGTCACGTTATAACCAAAAATCAGCAGGAGAAGAATTATTGAAACGTGCAAAAAATTTAAGAAAAACATTGTACGGAGTACATCCTGAGATAAAAGAAGATTTGCCGAATAAAGTTACAAATGGAGTACTTGAAGATATTCTTGAGTACTGCAAATTATTAATTGATAGCATAAACAAGAATCCAGAAATTGTAGCAAATCCAACTGTGAAAACTAAATTAAACTACTTAACCGAAGCTTTTAATGATGACATAGAAAACCTAAAACTATCAAAAGATGAGGATGCAAAAGTGGGGCATAAGACTGAGGATAGTTCTTTTTTTGGATATAAATCACACCTTGCTATGAGTGAAGAACGTTTAATTACAGCAGCTGTTATTACAACTGGCGAAAAAAGTGATGGAAAGGAGCTCATAGCCTTAATAGAAAAAAGCCGTGAGGCTGGTATAGATGTTAATGAAGTAATTGGAGATACAGCTTATTCTGAAAAGAAAAATCTAGAATATGCAAAAGAAAATAAAATTGCATTAATTTCAAAACTAAATCCTGTAATTTCACAAGGAATGCGAAAAAAAGAAGATGAATTTGAGTTTAATAAAGATGCTGGTTTATTTGTATGTCCGGCAGGTCATATGGCTATTAAAAAAGCAAAACAGGGAAAGAAGAATGTTGGTAAAAATCAAGTGTTAACTTACTATTTTAATGTAGAAAAGTGTAAAAATTGTGTTCATAAAGATGGGTGTTATAAAGAAGGCGCTAAATCTAAAACTTATTCAGTTTCAATAAAGTCAAATACCCACAAAGATCAAATAGAGTTCGAAAAAAGTGAATATTTTAAAAAACGTGCTAGGGAGCGTTATATGATAGAGGCTAAAAATAGTGAACTTAAGCACCAACATGGCTATGATGTAGCAATATCGTCAGGCTTAATTAGCATGCAAATGCAAGGTGCATTATCAATCTTCACTGTGAATCTAAAGAGAATAATTAAGTTGAAAAGCATGAAATAGGGCTTTTAAAACTTAATTATAAAAGAAAAAGCATGAGATATCCAAAAATATGGATTCCTCATGCTTTTTCTATTCAAATTTGAAAACTCTACTGAAAAAAGAGTGCTTTTTTCAGTGGCCTCGAATTGGGTGCGGTTCGTTTTTATCACGGTTTTGCTACGGCTGCATTCGGACCCGTTGCCATGGCTACCATTGCCGCCTTTAGCAGTAAGAATACCGGACAAAATCTATCTCTTTATTCCTCTGCTACCTTGATTGGACGTGCCTTGGCTCCAACCGTAGGTGGTATAATGTATGAAATTGGTGGATATACCAGTGTTTATATAATTGCAGGTATTGCAGGTATTTTAGCTTTATTTGCTGCGATTTGGTTTTTTCGTAAACCAGGTGAGGTAGAAGATAAAGAGATTACTCAATCAAAAAGAGATGAAGCTAATGAGCTTACATTCTTCAAAAAGTTGCGAGCAGTATTGACATATCGTCCGTTATTACTAGTTGGAATACTTGATGCTTGTGCATACTTCGCCTATGGCGCATTTGAAATGACATTTCCACTTTATGCAAAACAGCTTGGTATGTCCACTGGTGAAATTGGTATTCTTTTAGGCGTACAACTGGTTGGAATGGTACTATTTAAACCATTATTTGGCCGGGCGTCAGATCGACTTGGTCGTCTGCCAATGGCGATTATCGGTTTGTTGACATGTGCCTTGTCCTTCTTATTTCTATCCATTTTAAAGTCGACATTAGCCATTATTCCTTTAATAGTAGTATATGGGCTGGGTTTTGCACTTGTAACTGCAAGCACCAGTGCATTGGCAGCTGATGTTGCACGTAGGGGGCAACTTGGTGCATCGCTCGGTATACTGAGTACCATTATGGATATTGGTCAGACCCTTGGCCCTCCAGCTATTGGTGCAATTAGTGATACATACAGCTACTCTACTGGGATAATAGTACTTGGAATAGTCTTGCTGCTTGCAGCCATAGGGTGCATCATCGCACTGCTGAAACAACATCCACCAACTCAACTAGTTTAATCCCAAAATTTCCGCTGAATATTTTAAGTCTATGTAACAATACGTATTTGCTTTAGCTAATGTTAGTAAAAAATTCTTTTACACATTATATTATAATAACCCTGTATGATTCTATTTTGCAATGTACTCGGATTTTTAGAAACATACAACATAATAATAGCTTGTAGTAAATCGAAAAAAACATCTGAATTCCAGATGTTTTTTTAATATTAATCTTCGTTGTATAATGATTTAAGCCCTAATTTTATTGCTATTTTTTTTTCAACTATTTCATATAGATTTTCGACTTTACTTCTTAATTTCAAGTTATAAATATAACTTGTTGCAAAAACAATTATATATGCTCCTATAATATCCATAGGATAGTGGTGTCCAACATACACCCTTGAAAAGCTTACGATTATTGATAATATTGTCATTATAATTCCAAGTATTCTATTATATTTTCCTAAACCTAAAGCTATACTCATTGTTCCTGTAGCATGATTACTTGGAAATGATGAAGCTGTATCGTGAGGCAATAATAAATTCACCTTGTTATAAACAAAAGGTCTGTCCACATAAAAGATGCTTCTAATGCTTAAATTTAGGATTAGATTTACAGCTGTTAGAACGACTGTGCTAACAGCTATTTTTCTATATTCATATTTATTTTGTTTAATTCCTAAAATAAATACTATTACAATAACTGCCATAAATATATAAGGTACATATTGAGAAAAGAAAATCATTGTCTTATCTAAAATCATGTTTTTATTTGCTAAATTATTTATTACCCTAAAAAATTTCATATTCATTTTAACTATCCCCTCTATAATATCTTCAAATAAAAAATAACAACATTTGCTGAATAACGAACAGCTCTCATTATATTTTACATTATAGATATTTAAGATTAAATTTACATTAAAAAGTTCTTAAATTTGTATTAAAAAATTTTTCTATATTTTAAAACTTAAGTAAGTATCACAAAATATAATAGATGAAAACAATTGATTTTGGTATGCCAACAATTATAGAGATTTTTTTAATCTTGACCTGACCTTTGAATATTTTCTATTGTTTTGTTAGACATAATAGTTTGTGGTATTGTTACTATTCCATCGGGCGGAGTGATATCTTTTATAGGAAGATTAACATTTGCTTCCTTCATTAACTTTCCCCAAATTAAAGCGGCATCATTACTGCTTAAATTGGAAAACTTTTTATAGTCATCATTTCCTATCCAAACAGCAGCCGAGTAATATGGTGTTAAACCACAAAACCATAAATCTTTTGAATCAGTAGCAGTTCCTGTTTTACCTGCAACTGGCATATCTCCATATTTTGCACTGGTACCTGTACCACCAGGACTTATAGGCCCTTTTAACAAATCATACATTGTATAGGCACTTAGTGGATCAAGGGCTTTTCTAGTAGTATAGTTAGTTTCTAATAACACTTTTCCAGTCTTATCTACAACTTTAGTGTATAGCCTAGGTGAGGTATATAAACCAGAGTTTCCGAAAACTCCATAGGCTGCTGCCATAAGTAATGGGGTTTCACCCCCATGAAATTGGCCAAGTGCCATAGTAGAAATATTTTCATCAGCACTAGTAATATTTAGACCAAACTTTTTAGCATAAGCGTATCCTGTTACTACGCCTATTTGATCCTCAAGTTTAATAGCAGCTAGGTTTTGTGATGTCTTTATAGCCGAATACATTGTAATAGGGCCCTCTGGTTGATTATCATCACTCGGATTATAAGGAACCCCATTAGTTATATATTTATTAGCTATCTCAGGTGAAAGAGGTGAGTCATCTAATATCGTAGTTGCTAAAGCTTGTTTAGAGTCAATTGCAGCAGCATATACTGTTAAAGGTTTAATACTTGACCCAGTTGATCTAGGAAAGTTGATAGCATCAACTGCCCTATTATAGGACATTGCTGGTTTCTCACCTCTTCCACCTATAATTGCTTTAACTTGCCCTGTATGGTAATCAAGAATTACTGCAGAGGACTGCACTTCATTTTTACTTTCATTATAAACTTTATTAAATACTGGATCATTATCTAGTATTTTTTGAGATTTCACCTGTAGATTCTTATCCATAGTTGTATATATCTTTAACCCACCGCTCATTAATAAAGCTTTAACTTGTGAAGTACTATAATTATATTTAGCCATTAAATCAGTTTTAATTTGCTCAATAACAGGTACTGAAAAGGACTCATAAGTATATTTTTCTAAATTTTCATTAGGCCTTATAAAGACAATTTTATTAATTTTTATACTATTAATTGCGTCATCATATTCTTTTTCAGAAATTGAATTAGTTTCATACATTCTAGATAATACCAATTTAGTTTTATTTATGTATACATCAGGATTTTTTTCAGCAGAAGTAGTAAATGGATAAAATCCAGAAGGACTCTGAGCCATACCCGCAATAAATGCACTTTCTACTAATGTTAACTTGTTTGAAGTTTTGCTAAAATATTGATATGCTGCTGCTTCAACACCATAAGCATTACCGCCTAAAAAAATGGTATTCATGTAGGCTTCTAGAATATCGTTCTTTGTCATGGATTTATCGAGCTCTATAGCGAGGTAGGCTTCTTGTATTTTTCTTGCGTAATCAAGTCTATTATTTAACGAATCCTCTAAAAAAAGTCTATTTTTTATAAGCTGTTGAGTGATAGTGGATGCACCTTGGGTACTCTTATTACCATGAGAAATTTTATTTTGAACATCCACAAGCAAAGCTCTAGTAATGCCTTTATAATCTACTCCTCCATGTTGACGAAATCTTGCATCCTCAATAGCTATGAAAGCTGGGCCTAGATATTGAGATGTAGAGTCTAATGATACATCTGTTCTTTTTACAACTTGCTTATTTTTATCTGTGGTAATGACATCATCCATTGAATTTCCCTTATCATCATAAATTATAGATGTTTGGTTTAAATCTAAAATTTGATTAATATCTAAAGATGGTGATGTCTTGATAATCGCAAGAACCATACCAGCACCAGCTACAATTCCGACAACTAAAATTGATATTATAGTTAGAATAATAGTTTTAGCAATTTTATGCGTTTTTTTAACTTTCGTGCTATCTTTTATTTGTTTCATATAAGGGTCTCCTTTATATAGCAACATCTATAACCACACTTAAATTCATGGGTTTTATTGGCTAGTTTAATATTTGAGCGAAAGTGCTGTATCCTATTTCTTTATTTATATCATCTTTCAAATATAAAAGCACACAATATGTTTCTACTATAACATATATTAATAATATCATTACTTAAAATTATAAGATTAAACAGTTTTCTGTTTCTAGCACCTTAATTGTAGTTATTTTTATGTGTAATGTAGTATAATGTAGTATATATTAATGAAAAATGATTTAATATACACATTTTTAAACTAAAATATAAGGCAGGTTGGTGAACAAATTGAAAAAAAGAAAGCCTCGATGTAAAAGGATTTTTAGTGTAGGTATAGTATTTTCTTTATTATTTAGTGCTTTAGTGGGCAGATTATTTTATGTAATGAGCATTCATGGTTCTAATTACAGAACGCTAGCCGTACAGCAGCAAACTAAAAGTATAACAATAGCTCCTTATAGAGGAGAAATTCTAGACAGAAATGGCCTGCAATTGGCATTAAGCATTAATGTCTACAGGGTAGATGCTGATTTAACTGTATTAAATAAGTATTTAGTTGATAATAAAATACCCGAAGGACAAGCCACTGAAAAATTGGCAAAGATTCTTAATGTTAAAAACAGCGATGTTGAAAAAATATTAAATACCCAGAATAGTGAAGGCAAATTACTTCAATTCGTATCGCTTAAAAGACAGGTTGAGCAAGGGGTGGTAGATTCTATTAATAATTTGAAATACAAAGGAATAATAATTTCAAGTGATGTTAAAAGAATATATCCAAATGATACTTTTCTCTCTCAGGTACTAGGACATATTAATTTAAATGGTTCCGGGGTTAATGGGGTAGAGCTGAGCTATAACAATTATTTAGCAGGTACCCCCGGCGTGAAAGTGGTTCAGCTGGACAGATATAGTAACGAATTGCCTTATACCGAAGCTGTGACGGTTAATCCCATAAACGGAAAAAATTTGACATTAACTATAGATGAACAAATTCAAGAGTTAGCTGAAAGAGTGGCTAAGGAAACTTTAGAAGAAAATGGTGCGAAATCTGTAAGTATAACAATTATGAATCCCAATAATGGTGAGGTTTTAGCAATGGCAAATTCGCCTGGTTATAATTTAAATGAGCCTTATGCAAAGGGTAATACAAGTAGTCAATCAGAGGCTACATGGAGGAATACAGCTGTAAGCGATGTATTTGAGCCAGGATCAATCTTCAAGGTTATAATGGCTGCTGCTGCACTCCAATATAATTCTGTGACTGATAAATATCTTTTTACAAACAATGGTAGTATTAAGATTGGCAATAAAACATTGTACAACGATAATAAAGAAAAGTATGGTGTTGAAACTTTTTCAGATATATTAAAAAACTCCGACAATGTTGGGTTTATAAATCTTGGACAAATGATTGGAAAAGAGAATCTTTATAAGTTTGCAAAAGACGCTGGAATTGGTAAAAAAACTAATATAGACTTGCCTGGAGAAGGCACTGGGTTAATAAAAGATTTAAAAAGTATTACACCACTTGATCTTGCTACGATGTCATATGGACAAGGTGTTGCAGTTACACAAATACAGTATATGGCAGCATTTAATGCAGTTGCTAATGGAGGTACATTGATAACGCCACATGTTATGAAAGAAATATCTCATAATATAAACGGTAAAACAGTTGTGGACAATCAATATAGTAATCTTAACAAAAGAACTATAATGAGCAGTGGTAAAGCAGCTTTATTAAGAACATATTTGGAAACGGTCGTTAAAAAAGGAACTGCTGCTGGAACCTATATGGCTGGTTATAATATAGGTGGGAAGACAGGAACTGCTAATAAAGTTGATAGCGTCAGCGGTGGCTATATCTCCGGTAAATACATATCATCATTTGCTGGCATGGCTCCTGCAAGTAATCCAAAAGTAAGCTTAATAGTTACTATTGAGGAACCAAACTCAGACAACTATTATGCAGCCCAGACAGCAGTACCAGCTTCAAAAAAGATATTTTCTGAGCTGTTTACAATAATGGGTATATCTCCAGATAATGTTAATGGCGCAGTTAACAAAAATGCTACTAATAAAAAATAAAATTACATTATTTTTTATTTTTTATTGTAATATTTGTCAATAGCCTCATTAACATGCACCCACCCTTTCCAGCCTCTTTGCTCACTATCCATTAGAATAGATTTGAGTTGTACAAGAATAAAATCACTTACCCCTTTCGGATTTTGGGCCTTTATTATTGAATATGCAATCCTGGGTGTAAACAATTTAGGATAATATACTATATACCGATTTTCCCAAACTGTAGGATTGTATTTTTTTTTATAATGGTATAAACCTTTAAATCCATAAAAGCTATTAAGTTTTTCATATATAAATTCAAATAATTTACCAGTTACTCCAGCCTCATCGGTAGCATTCACAAGTGGTGACAACCCTAATGTACCCCACTTTACTCCCTCTAGTTTCATCTTATTAAAAGCTTCAACTGTAATTTTTTCCATAACTCCAATAGGAGCATTATTCCTTCGCCTCGTAATATCTGCTAGATAACCTTTTCCTCCAGCAAAAGGGGAAAATACAATAAACCCAAGCATACTTTTTTTATTGTTGTAAGCTACAAAATATCTTCTGCCCATAGGATTACCCAGTGATATCGTTCCCAACATAAAAGACAATTCACTGCTGCTTTTATCTTTAAGCCATTCATCTGAAACATCATTAATTTGCTGTTCAATTAATCTATCTCTTTTCTCTAAGGGTTTATATTCAGATACCGTAATACCTAAGTCAGAGGCATGATTTATCGCGTTTCTTATTTTAGCTACTTTACCTCCTGCTAAGCTATATGTCTCAAGATCAAACATAGCTTCTTCACCACATTTTGTTTTTCCAAACCCAAGAAAAGTATATACCGGAATATATTTTTCGAGTGTATGGCAAAAACATATATCAAAATTATTTTGTTTGGAATAAGTTATAAATTCCGTTATAAGTAAAGGCATATCTTTCTCATCACATATTGGATCTCCTGCACATACTGCAACTCCTATAGTTATTGTGTATACTATTACCCCTTCAACGATATGCCCAAAATAGTATCTTTTGTCATCTTCAAGTGCAACATACGAAAGAGAATTTTCGCCGTATTTATGAAGCAATTTTCTTACCTTCTCTTTATCAAATGCAGTGACAAAAGGCTGATAAACAAGTGGTTTTAAAATAAGAAAAATTGCAGCTAAAACCCCAGTCCAGTTTATCGCTATTTCAGTCTTTATGAAGACCAGTTCCATTGTTGATAACTGTCCTAAAGTAGAAAAATCAGATAAAAATAGCATTCTCAAAGTGCGTAAAATAGTATAACCCAATATGTTTACTGTTAAAAATCTAATATTTACTTCATAAGCTACAAACCACGTATTAATAATAATTAAAAAAATAACTATAACACAAAGAAACATACTATTTCTTAGGCTTATTGGATCAGATTTTCTCTTAAATTTTTTATAATTAAAAGACAAAATAATAATAACAATAAATTCAACAATAATAGCATGGTCAAATAAACTGTGTAAGTTGATTACATTCATAAGCATTGAAACAGACAGCATACATATTGAAATTACCCATGCCATTGTCATCCTTTTTTAAAGTCTGTAGCTTGTAAAAATCAATACAAATCCTGTAATAACAGAAATTGTTCTATGCAGTACTAATGTTTCAGGACTAAAAAAATAAAAATATTTACTTATATACGAAATAACATGAATTCTATAGTAGTATTCGTACAATATATTTTCAATTCCTAACATTAAAGTAAGTAATACAGCAATATTGATAATACTATTTCTAATAGTTTCGTTAATTATCCTTTTCAAAAAAACACTTCCTTAAATATTGTGTGATAATTTTTTTATTGAAAGTTTCAATAAACTTTCCCTTATATAATACTATATATTTGTAACATTAAAAACAAATTAAAAATATCTCAAATTCAGTTTAAAAGTATGATAGATAGTAATAAATAAAAACACTTAAACCCCTATTCAATTCTACTTCAAATCAAATTTGGGAGTATTTAGCGGATTCCTTGCATCCCCTAAACACTCCCAAGTCTAACATTATATGTTTCACTAGTCCTTTAGTTAATTATCATCTAGTTTTATAATAGAGTGCTGTTGGATTGTAAAAGCAATGATTAACTACACTAACCTGAAAAGTACCACTACCATTAAACGGAAATTCATTCGGACATCCTGGTAAAAAAGGATTAAAATACCACAGCGATTCACCAACTGTATATAATCTATTGCCAGCTATCGCCCAATCAGCAATATCATAATGTATCTGTTCTGGTGGACTTGCCCAAATGGTTTGTGGATTAGCCACACCAGCAAGTACAGAAGTTGCACAATCAAATTGTCCTGGTTGAAATATGACTTTTCTTACATCCCCTTGACCTGTCCTAAGATATTCACCAGCAGCTACGTTTACTCTGTTCA
This window of the Clostridium estertheticum genome carries:
- a CDS encoding MFS transporter, which gives rise to MKKLSSGLRMILIIGCCGALAIFSSTISKSPILPIFAKSLGSSGSGIGWITSASTIPGILISYIAGDLADRFGYKKILVGSLLIFASAPFLYLLVKNPMELGRPLKNYMKNRHRIKDGDFFM
- a CDS encoding IS1182 family transposase, with translation MLKGQLEIKINTYHSLYSLIIPKDNILKQINDLVDFSFVYDELIINYSSSMGRGAINPIMLFKYLLLKVIYELSDEDVVERTLYDMSFKYFLNLAPEETNLINSSTLTKFRKLRLKDMNLLDLLINKTVELAIKEGVLKSKAIIVDATHTKSRYNQKSAGEELLKRAKNLRKTLYGVHPEIKEDLPNKVTNGVLEDILEYCKLLIDSINKNPEIVANPTVKTKLNYLTEAFNDDIENLKLSKDEDAKVGHKTEDSSFFGYKSHLAMSEERLITAAVITTGEKSDGKELIALIEKSREAGIDVNEVIGDTAYSEKKNLEYAKENKIALISKLNPVISQGMRKKEDEFEFNKDAGLFVCPAGHMAIKKAKQGKKNVGKNQVLTYYFNVEKCKNCVHKDGCYKEGAKSKTYSVSIKSNTHKDQIEFEKSEYFKKRARERYMIEAKNSELKHQHGYDVAISSGLISMQMQGALSIFTVNLKRIIKLKSMK
- a CDS encoding S-ribosylhomocysteine lyase; translation: MEVISSFQVNHIKLLRGFYESRIDGDIITYDLRMKEPNREQVMSTGACHTIEHIGATYLRNQDIAKDVIYFGPMGCRTGFYMIMRNIDKTKGLEVVKDMMKFVIAFEGEIPGAQPDQCGNYSDMDLIGAKKDVQEYLDTLLNATSLNVTYPEIKS
- a CDS encoding helix-turn-helix domain-containing protein, translating into MNNDILNLEQAVEFLRVSEKTLIKLLREENIPARKIGREWRFSKEALINWIASGKSFDYINQTELYKISKDMPGNCTDLFNNIIEDLSKIKENGNNIKYVLEDLDRDIVIPENATLRVSYKQQRDVEKLEFKIFWDLRENLK
- a CDS encoding transglycosylase domain-containing protein → MKQIKDSTKVKKTHKIAKTIILTIISILVVGIVAGAGMVLAIIKTSPSLDINQILDLNQTSIIYDDKGNSMDDVITTDKNKQVVKRTDVSLDSTSQYLGPAFIAIEDARFRQHGGVDYKGITRALLVDVQNKISHGNKSTQGASTITQQLIKNRLFLEDSLNNRLDYARKIQEAYLAIELDKSMTKNDILEAYMNTIFLGGNAYGVEAAAYQYFSKTSNKLTLVESAFIAGMAQSPSGFYPFTTSAEKNPDVYINKTKLVLSRMYETNSISEKEYDDAINSIKINKIVFIRPNENLEKYTYESFSVPVIEQIKTDLMAKYNYSTSQVKALLMSGGLKIYTTMDKNLQVKSQKILDNDPVFNKVYNESKNEVQSSAVILDYHTGQVKAIIGGRGEKPAMSYNRAVDAINFPRSTGSSIKPLTVYAAAIDSKQALATTILDDSPLSPEIANKYITNGVPYNPSDDNQPEGPITMYSAIKTSQNLAAIKLEDQIGVVTGYAYAKKFGLNITSADENISTMALGQFHGGETPLLMAAAYGVFGNSGLYTSPRLYTKVVDKTGKVLLETNYTTRKALDPLSAYTMYDLLKGPISPGGTGTSAKYGDMPVAGKTGTATDSKDLWFCGLTPYYSAAVWIGNDDYKKFSNLSSNDAALIWGKLMKEANVNLPIKDITPPDGIVTIPQTIMSNKTIENIQRSGQD
- a CDS encoding MFS transporter, whose amino-acid sequence is MGAVRFYHGFATAAFGPVAMATIAAFSSKNTGQNLSLYSSATLIGRALAPTVGGIMYEIGGYTSVYIIAGIAGILALFAAIWFFRKPGEVEDKEITQSKRDEANELTFFKKLRAVLTYRPLLLVGILDACAYFAYGAFEMTFPLYAKQLGMSTGEIGILLGVQLVGMVLFKPLFGRASDRLGRLPMAIIGLLTCALSFLFLSILKSTLAIIPLIVVYGLGFALVTASTSALAADVARRGQLGASLGILSTIMDIGQTLGPPAIGAISDTYSYSTGIIVLGIVLLLAAIGCIIALLKQHPPTQLV
- a CDS encoding undecaprenyl-diphosphatase; protein product: MNMKFFRVINNLANKNMILDKTMIFFSQYVPYIFMAVIVIVFILGIKQNKYEYRKIAVSTVVLTAVNLILNLSIRSIFYVDRPFVYNKVNLLLPHDTASSFPSNHATGTMSIALGLGKYNRILGIIMTILSIIVSFSRVYVGHHYPMDIIGAYIIVFATSYIYNLKLRSKVENLYEIVEKKIAIKLGLKSLYNED